Genomic window (Pseudomonadota bacterium):
CGGTGAACTCCAACTTCAACCTGCGATACAACGCCGGCACGCTCGTCGCGCTCGATCTCTCGGTGCTCGACGAGCACCTCGCCTCCGCGCTCGACGGCCCGGGCGTCTACTACTCCACGGAGTGCGGCGAGGACGGCGTGAGCGCCCCGAGCCAGGACGACCAGTACTGCTTCGTCGACGACGGGAGCCTCATCCTCGAGGAGGAGACGCTGCGCATCGGCGCCTTCGCGAGCGATCTCGAGCTCACCCCGTCCGGCGACCGGGCCGTCATCCCGGTGCGCGGCGAGCGGGCGATCCAGCTCGTCGACGTCGACGAAGCCGGACCCGACGTCATCTCTTGCGGCGAGGGCGCGGATCTGCGCTGCGACTCCGCCCACCAGGTCACGAGCAACTCGGCGCACACCCTGCCCATCGAACCGTACGAGATCGCCGTCACGGAGCTCGAGGAGACCGATCCCGGCGGAGGCTCGACTCCGGTCACGCTGGGCTTCGCGACCCACCTCGCCGGCGGCGAGGTGTCGCTGTTCTCGATCTCGCGCGGCGAGCCCGGCAGCCCGGTCCAGGCGGAGCTCCTGTCGGTCCTCGACGGCGTGGTCGGCGGCGCGAGCGGGATCGCGTCCTTCGAGAACGAGGTCTACGTCGCCGGTCGGCACGACGCGACGCCGCACGTCGCGGTGCTCGAGGTGCTGACCGACTCGGAGAACGGGTCGTACACGAGCAACCCCTGGTTCAACCAGACCGATCACGTCGACCTCGTGACGGAGATGTACGCCGGCACCGACGCCCGCGGGATCGCGGTGTCGCCCGACGGGAGCCTCGCGTTCCTCGCGACGCGGACCCCGGACGCGCTCCTGAAGATCGACCTCGAGAGCCTCCAGCTCATCGACCAGACCACCGTCTGCCTGGACCCGTCGGTGGTGGCGACCTACGTCTACGACGGCCTGACGCCGGGGTACCCCGACGACGACACGCTCTACGCTTTCGTGCTCTGCTTCCTGACCGGCCAGACCTACGTCGTCGACACGAGGCTGATGCAGGTCGAGGTGCGCGCGACCGGATCCGGGCCGCAGGCGATCGCCTTCGACGACACGCGGCGGCTCGTGTACATCGCGAACTTCAGCGAGTCGAACATCACCGTGCTGCAGGCGGTCCCGCCGTTCTCGCAGCTCAAGGACGCCAGCGGGCGGGTCGTCAGGATCGGCGAGCCGCGGCGGGCGAAGAGCAATGACTGAGCGCCGCCACGGGCTCGCATGCCTCGCGGTCGCCGTCGCGATCGCCGCGCTCGGCTGCGAGGAGGACCTCTCCGACAACGACATCGCGCAGTTCGACAGGCCGCAGGACGCGGCGCTGGTCTGCTACCACGCGGATCTCGGCTCCCTCCCCATGGGCTGCTGCCGGAACACGGGCGACGGGGTCCCCGGGTTCTGCGACGCCCCCATCGCCGACGCGGTGGTCCTCGCGTTCGTCACGCAGACGACGTTCGGCGAGGTGGCCGTGGTCGACATCGAGGCGGGGGAGATCATCGACCAGGACACGCGCATCCCGCTCAACAGCTTCATCCCGGTCGGAGGCCAGCCGAGCGACATCGCCGCCTCGTGGGACGGCGCGTCCGTCTACACGGCGAACTTCGAGACCGAGGACGTGTCCGTCATAGACGTCGCCGAGTCGTTCGGGCCGACCATGGTCGCCTCGACGGCGATCGACGTCGCCGGGCCGGCCGCGAAGCTCGCGATCGCGAGGGCACCGTCCATCCGCGATCGCTTCCTGTTCGTGACGCAGCCGACCCTCGGGCGGCTCGCCGTGATCGAGGTCTTTGGCGAGGGGGCGACGGCCGCGGACGGCGGCGTCGACGAGGCCCCGGCCGCCGGGCGCCTGCTCGGGTGGGTGCGGCTCGACGCCGCGACCGGGATCGAGCACTCCCCCCCCGACGAGTCGGTGGAGGGGATCTCGCCCTGGGCGATCGCCGCGTCGGAGCTCACCCCTTCCCTGTACGTCGGCGGCAAGTCCGGAAGCTGCATCCTCGAGATCGATTCCGAGGTGCTGGTCGATCGCGCGCTGGCGCTCGGCTCCCCGGGCGAGATCGGCGAGGACGCGATCGTGCGCCGCATCGATCTCGGGGACTTCACGACGCGGGCGCTCGCGGTGGAGCCGGACCTCGAGCGCTGGATCTACGCCGTGGAGAACGAGCTCGGGGGCGTCGTCGTGGTGGACCTCGTCGCCGGCGAGATGCTCCCGGTGAACGCCGGCAACCCGGTGGCGGACGACGCGTACAGCATCGACGTCCCGGGCCGGGCCCGCGCGATCTCCCTCCTGCGTCTCGCGGAGGAGGACGACCCCTCCCCGGTGACGTTCAACGGGACCTTCGGCATCGTGTCGAGCACCATGGCGGCGGTCTACGTCATCGACGCGGAGGACAGGAACGCCGTGGCGGGGCAGCCCGTGCAGCTGCACAGCCTCCGGCCGGCCGCCGATTGGTGCGCGTTCGGAGAGGACGCCGGGACGGGCGACGACGACGACGACGAGTGCGTCGTCCCGAACATCGAGGACGTCCCGGTGCTGCTCGGCGACGACTCGGAGCTCTCGACGGCGATCGCGGCGAACGTCGGGGGGATCGAGGTGATCGACGCGGGCCTCCCGGACTGCGCGGCCGACGGCGGCGTCGAGTTCAGGCCGGACGACGACTACGGCATCCGGCTGCGCTGCGACTACCGCATCTCGTCCAACGAGATCTGGACCTTGACGTGGCAGGGGGAGATCGGCGTGAGCGGGTCCGGGGTCGCGCAGTTCGACGCGCCGGAGACCACCGCCGCGGCGCTCGTCGTCCGGGATCAGGCGAAGGCCTTCTGCAGATCCGGCGTCCTCGGTGGCGACGACGGCACGGTGGCGGGCTTCAGCGACATCTACGACGGCTTCGCGAACCTGGAGACCGGGAGCCTGGGCTTCCCGAACGGCTACCCCGGCGATCTCCTCGAGATCACCTCGGCCCCCACCCCGATCGACGGGGCCGCGTGCGACCAGTTCGACGGGGATTTCCTGTACCATGTCCGGGAGCTGCTCGCGGACGACACGTTGATCATCGGCCCTGTCGCCGGGACCGGCGCGACGCCGCTCCCGACGCAGGAGTGTTTCGGGCAGGCGTTCAACTACACGATCCGCTCCTACAAGCACTGGGTCCTCCGCGGCTCGACGACGGGCAACCTGCGCTACGGCGTTCTCGACGAGACGACCGGGCAGTGCCTGCCGGACGACGGCACCCTGGAGAGCGAGCTGGAGAGCAGGGCGCGGAACCAGCGCGTGTTCGAGAACGCGTCGTTCTTCAACTACTACATGCAGTTCACGTTCGCCTCCGGAACCGAGCCCGCGATCAAGGGCGGGTACGACGACCTCTTCTACTCGTTCCGGACCACGGACGGCTTCTCGCCGATGGGCTCCATCCAGGGGAACGACCTCACGGACATCGAGCCGACCCCAGACGGTCGCCTCGTGCTGATCGACCAGGCCAGCGAGGGGCTCATCCTCTTCGATCTGTCTGGAACGTTCGGCATCGTCGGTTCCGCGGTCAACTAGAGCCGCCTGTCCGGCCTCCCCGCGAGCGCCGCCGAGAACGCACCGGCGTACACCGCGCGCGCCGCCTCGCTGTCGCGATTGTCCCGATCCCTGAGGAAGAGCGGCGGCTCCACGGCCGTCGGCCGCGCCGCGCACCCGGGGCGCGCCTCCACGAGGACGAGCTCCGCCTCCGCGTCGGGAGACGGGTGGACCGCGAGGAGGGACGCCGCGCCGAGTCCGCCGCGCGTCAGGCCGGCCAGCAGCTCCGAGACGCGCCGCGCCGGGAACACGGCGCACAGGCGGCCGCGCCGAGGCTCCAGCAGCTCCGCCGCCACGCCGATCCAGCCGTCCAGATCGATCCGCACCTCGTGGCACGCGATCCGGCGCTCGCCGTCGGCGGGGAGGTGTCCCGTGTCCGCGGGCCAGAACGGCGGGTTCGCGACGACGAGATCGAAGCGCCGGCGCGTCAACGCGGGGTGGCTCTCGCGCATGTCGCCGTTCACGACCTCCAGCCGGTCCCCGAGGCCGTTCGCCTCGGCGTTCTCCGCGCACAACGCGGCGAGCCGTTCCTGGGCCTCGACCGCGACCACGCGCTCGGCGGCGCCCGCCAGGAGCAGGCCGAGCCCGACGACGCCGCAACCCGCGCCGAGATCCGCCGCGCGGCGGGCGGGCCGGGCCGCTCCACGGCAGGAGAACCAGACGAGCAGGGGGGCGTCCGCGGAGAACCGGTACCCGGATCGGGGTTGGCGCAGCAAGAGCCGCCCGTCGAAGGCGGCGTCCACCGTGACTTGGAAACGCGAGCTCCCCGATCTTCGCATCATGGCTTTTTACACCACTTGTCTCGCCCGCGCGTCTCAAGTATGGAAGAATACACTGAGGAGGCGGTGATGTTGAAACAGTGCGGCAAATCCAGGATCTTGGCAATTCTCGCAGCGGCGCTCGTGCTCTCGGCCGGGGTGGCGGTCCTGGCGGGGACGGTGACGAAGACCGGCACCTTCTACGTCGTGAAGGTGGCGACCTCGGGCTCCGCCGGTTCGATGGTAGTGAAGATCACGACGACGGGCACGAACGGGTATCACTGCAACATGCTCTACCCGTGGAAGCTCACCGTCGATCCGGGGGACGGGATCGCCGTGGCCAAGCCGAAGCTGAAGAAGGAGGACGCGGCGCAGTTCACGGAGGCGGCCGTCGTCTTCGAGGTCCCCTACACGGCGACCGAGGCGGCGAAGTCCGTGTCCGCGACCCTGAAGCTCAGCCTCTGCGACGACAAGCAGTGCCAGATGGAGTCGGTGGCGCTCTCGTGGCCCGCCCGGTAGGCGCGCGGCGGCGAGGCGCTCACTCCTCCTCGGCCGGCGCGTTCTGGATTCCCTCCTCCAGGTAGTCGTTGAGCTCGCCGACGGTGAGCCTCCCTTCCTTCCGCAGGATCGCCGAGACCCGCTGCGACCAGCGCTGGATCATGCTGCCCTCGGCGGCCGAGATCGAGTGGTCCTCGGGATCGACGACGAGCGCGTCGAAGTCGCAGCGCATCGCGTCGAAGACGGCGCGGTACTCTCCGTAGAGCGGGGAGTCGTCGAACTTCGGCGAGATCCTCACGACGCGCAGCTGCGTCTCCACGGCCAGCTCGTACCCCGTGACCGAGAACCGCATCTTCTCGAGGGCGAACGTGTCGTGGTCGCCGGCGCCCGCCTCCGCCATGGCCGCCTTCCGCTTGTCGACGAGCAGGTTGATCCGCACGACGTCCTCGTCCGTGGCCTGGACGTCGTCGAGCGCCGCCTTGGCCTTCGGGCACTTCGTCGACGCGCACGCCGAGAGCACCGCGAACGGTGCGAGGAGCGCAACGAGCACGGTAAAGGTGACCCGTGCAGGCGTTCGCGCGGGGGTGTTGGCGTACATGATTCTCTCCTTGTTGAATTGCTTCTTACGGTATCGTCACCTTAATATGATGAATGTGAGTGGGCAACCCGGAGACAAACCCGTCGTCCTCGTCGTCGAGGACAACGACGACGTCCGCAGGGTCGTGCAGCTCTACCTCGCGTCAGCCGGTTTCCAGGTGCTCGAGGCGGGAGACGGGCTCGCGGGGCTCGCGTCCTTCGAGAGAGACCGCCCGGACCTGATCCTGCTCGACGTGCTCCTGCCCAAGCTGGACGGGCTGGAAACGCTCAAGCGGCTTCGGAAGAGCCCCGGCGGGCACGACGTCCCGGTCATCATGATGAGCGCCGTGCTGCAGACGAGGGATCTCCAGGCCGAGACGGCGCACCTCAAGGTCGCGGCGTTCTTGCAGAAGCCGTTCCAGGTGCGCCGCCTTCTGGAAGAGGTCCGCCGCGTCCTGAACGAGACGACCGGCGTCCGCTCCGAGGTCGAGCGCGGCCCGACGGGAGCGCAAACCACGACCCGCGGCGCCGCCGACCGGGAGAACGACGAGAAGATCCTCTCCACGGCCTGCCGGGTCGGCGCGAGCGGAACGCTCGAGGAGATCCCGCTGCCGAAGATCCTCCACGGCCTGTTCGCGACGAACAGGACCGGGCGGCTGCGGATCGTGTCCGGCACCACCGAAAAGCGCATCTACTTCTCCAGCGGCCTTCCCGTCTACGCGGAGTCCTCGCTGCCGGAGGAGACGCTCGGCGCGTACCTCATCGCGAACCGCGTGATCACCGAGGCGCAGGGGGCCGAGGCGTATCGCGAGATGACCGAGAACGGGCGCCGCTTCGGCGAGGCGCTGCTCAAGCTGGACCTCATCGGGCCCCACGAGCTGTTCTCCGCCATCGAGCGCCACCTCGCCGAAAAGGTGGTCTCGACGATCTCGTGGAAGGCGGGCCTGTTCCGGTTCGAGGACGGCGAGGCCTGGAAGGACGACGTCGTGATCGCCAGGATGAAACCGGGGCGAATCCTCATCGACGGGATCCGGCGCTACTGGTCGTCGGAGTCGATCCTCGCCGGCGAGCGGTTCACCTGGGACAGCGTCCCCTTCCTCGCCGACGAGGCCCCGTACACGGACGATCAGATATCGCTCACGAGCGGGGAGATGAAGATCCTGCAGCTCGTGCGCCGCGGCCTGACGATGCGCGAGATCGGCGGCCAGATCGGTGACCGCGAGCAGACCGCCGCCCTGCTCTACGCCCTGTTCGTCATGGAGCGGCTGGGCTTCTCCCCGCGGCGCGCGGCGCAGGCTCCGCAGTCGCGGGTCGCGGCGCAACGGCCGGCGGTCGAGGGGGTCGAGAGCCCGCGGCCCGACGCCTCATCCAAGGAGGAAAAGGCGCAGGCGCTCCTCGCCGAGTACATCAAGTACCGGACCGCGGACTACTTCACCCTGCTCGGCGTCCCGAGGGACGCGACGGCGGCCCAGATCACCGCCGCATTCCAGACGAGACAGCGTCGGTACCACCCCGACACGCTGGTCGGCATCGACACCGGCCTCGTCCACGAGAAGATGGAGGAGCTGTACGACCGCGTCCACTCCGCGTTCCGCACTCTCACGGACGCCGGCCTCCGGGCGAAGTACGAGGAGGAGCTCGATAAGGGCGCCAAGCGGACGATGCTCACGCAGCAGAGCAGGACCGGCAGGATCGAGACGCTGGCGAACAAGCCGCGCCACGAGATCCTGTTCGAGGACGGCTTCTCGCTGCTCAGGAACGGGGAGTTCTCGAGAGCCCTTGCGATGTTCGAGGCCGCCGAGAAGCTCGAACCCAAGGCGCGCTACGGCGCGTACCGGGCGTGGTGCTCCTACCTGGCCAACCCTCAGATCAGGGAGAAGGTCGAGCGCGAGCTCGTCCTCCTCGCGAAGCAGAACGCCGGTGACGGTCTGACGTACTACCTTCTGGGCAACTTCTACCTGCGCGAGGACAACGAGAAACGCGCTACCGCGTGCTACGAAAAAGCGCTCTCGATCGATCCGCAGAACATCGACGCGACGCGGCAGCTCCGGCTCATCCGGATGCGGCAGCGGCAGAAGCGCACCGAAGCGTCGGGGCTGTTCGATCTTTTCAAGAAGAAATGAAGGCGGTCGGCGGGGCGGTTAATCCGTGATCTTCGGATCGAACGGGAAGTAGAAGATGAAGCCGATGGCGATGCTCTGGTTCGAGTTCCAGATGCGATCCTTCTTGTCGATGTTGCCGTCCGGGTAGTCGCCCGAGCCGCGGGAAACCGGCGTCCATGACACGGACCCGTCGTCGTTCTCCGTGAGCTCCCACTGCTTGCCGGCCTTGCCGGACTCGTCGGTGCCGCCCTCGTTCCACTTGAAAGGAGCGATGCGGTACTCCAGATTGAGCGCGAACCACTCGTTGAAGTACGCCATGAACCCGATGCCCAGCGTGAAGGTCCCGGCGATGCGGCTCACGCGCGTCACGGAGCCGTAGTCGCCGTTCGCGTCCGGGATCTGCGACAGATCGCCGCACAAGTCGTAGCTCCCGTCGTTGTCCGTGTCCTCGGACTGGCAGTCCTCGCGCTCGTTCAGGTGCACGATGCCGCCGCCGAGGAAGATGTACCCGTCGATCGCGATGAACAGCTTCTCGAACATCGCGAGCTTGCCGCGCAGCGGGATCACCGAGACCTGCGCGAGGTACATCCCCTTGAGCAACCCGACCTGATCCTCGAAGTTGTTCGCACCGCCGTAGCTCGGGAAGTTGCTCTCGGAGGGCGTGGTCGCCGTGCCGCCGATGTCCTCGGAGGCGGCGATGTGCTGCGTCAGCTTGGTCGGCGCGTTGAAGGAGTAGTACCCGATGGCGCCGACGGACAACCACTCGAAAATGTTGAACTCGAGCCGCGCGCCGACGAGGAAGTTGTGCATGTAGTTGTTCAGGAGCGTGTACCCGAACTGAGGTCCGGCCGAGAAGCGCAGCTCTCGATATTGGACCAACTTGCGCACGGCCGGCGCTCCCGCCAGGGGACCCTCGAGCAGGATCTCCTGGGCGGAGGCGATCTTCGTCCCACCGCAGAGGGTCAACAGGGCGAAGGCCAACGCAATGGTGATACGCTTCATGGTTTCTAGCCCCTTTCGTCCATGACCGGTCATCTACGTTTCCCTTCTCCCGTACCCTACTTCGGCAGCTTGTACTCGAACGTGAACGGCAGGAACAAGGTGACCCCGATCTGCAGCATCACGTTGTTCGTCAGCTTGAAGTTGTCGTCCACCCAGTTGCCCTTGACCTCGCGGTCTTCCGGATCGGAAAAGGTCGTCCGGTTCTCGAGCTCCTCGGGGAAGATGTAGTCGCGCAGCTCGAGCGCGATCGCCAGGAAGCGCGAGAGGTACAGCCGACCGCCCAGCCCGATGTTGAAGCAGAACTTGATCTTGTAATCGAACGATCGGTACTCGGGATCGATGACCGGGATCGGCCGAGTGAAGATGAACCCGCCGCCGCCGATGACCCAGACGTCCCAGTGGAGAATCCACTCCTTGAACATCGCGAACTTGCCGTAAATCGGCACGTACGTGAAGTTGATCTGCCCGCCCCACTGGTACTCGTTGATCGGGATCGTCTGGTGGGTCGCGCGGCTCACCGAGTAGTTCAGATCGGTCTCCTTGCCGAGGCCGCCGTACCAGTTGAAGCTGAGGCCGACCCCGAGCACCTCGGTGATGTAGTAGGACAGCGCCAAGGTGATCGACTGGTGCTGCACGTACGGGTCGTTCAGGGACACGCCGAACGTCGGCTGGAAGTCGAACCGCCTCGCGCGCAGCGCGTACACCTGCTGGACAGCCCAGATCGGATGCTGCGAGGAGGGCTCCTCGGTCGCCGCGGGCTGCTCGGCCGGCGCCGTCCCGCCGGCGGCGTCCACCCCGAGCGCCCCGAGCACGTCCGAGTCGGAGACCGCTCCGCCGCCCTCGGCCGGCGGCTCCCCCTCCGCGGGTTGGCCCTCTCCCTCGCCAGCGGCTGGCTCGCCCTCGCCGAAGGTCATGGCGTCCCCGGGAGCGGCGCCCGCCTCTCCCTCCTGCCCCTGCCCCGCCGCCACCTCGTCCTCGCCGAACGACATCGTGTCATCCTGTGCGTAGAGGGTGGAAGGCAGCAACAGGAGGGCAGCGAACATCCCCGCCAGCTCGATGCGTGCTCTTTTCATCACTCGTTCCCCTCGCAATCGATTGGTGGCTACCCTTGCCGTCCGTAACTATCGAAAATGATTGAACTTTTCAGCCCATCCGTCATTGTTGACAGACTATAACACAGTCGCTCTTTTCCTAGCAATATTATTTGTTAATGGAATTTCGTTTTGTTTTTGGACCTCGAAATCAGATCAATTTGAACCGATAACCTCATCATTCTCGTCTCGCACGAACAGGGCGTCGACGAACTCATCGACATCGAACTCCCGCAGATCATCCTTTGCCTCGCCGATCCCGATGTAGCGGACCGGAATCTTGTTTTCGTGGCAGATCCCGATGATCACGCCGCCCTTGGCGGTCCCATCGAGCTTGGTCAGCACGAGCCCCGTGAGCCCGAGCGACTCGCCGAACTCGCGGACCTGTTGCAGCGCGTTCTGGCCGGTCGTGGCGTCGAGCACGAGCAGCACCTCGTGCGGCGCGCCCTCGTGCGCCTTGCCCATGACGCGCGCCACCTTCTTCAGCTCCTCCATCAGCGTCACCTGCGTGTGCAGCCGCCCGGCGGTGTCCGCGATGACCATGTCGGCGCCGATCTCCTTGGCGCGCTTGATCGCCTCGAACACGACCGACGACGGATCGGCTCCCTCCTTGGACTTGACGACCTCGCACTTCGTGCGCCGGCCCCAGATCTCGAGCTGGTTGACCGCCGCCGCGCGGAAGGTGTCCGCGGCCGCGAGCACGATCTTCTGTCCCATTTCGGTGTGCTTCGACGCCAGCTTGCCGATGGTCGTCGTCTTGCCGACGCCGTTCACGCCGACGATCATCACGGTGTGGGGCTTGCCCGCCGCGACGTCCGCCGGCTTCGCCTCGACGGACAGCGTGCGGCGAACCTCCCTCTTGAGCAGCGCCCAGACCGCATCCGGATCGGCCAGCTCGTTCTTGTCGAACCCCTCGCCCAGCAGCGTCAGGAACCACTCCGTCGTCTTCGCCCCGACATCGGCGGTGATCAGCGCCTCCTCGAGCTCGGCGAGAAGCGCCGGATCGATGGTCTTTTTCCCCTTGAACAGCGCCCCGATCTTCGTGATGAAACCGCCGCGCGTCTGAGAGAGCCCCTGCCGGAGCTTGCGGAGCTTGCGCTCCCGCTTCGCGTCCTCGAGCTGGGAGGCGGCCGCCTTCTCCGCGCTCTCGTCGAGCCGCACTCCCGGCGCCGCGATCGGTTCCTCGACCGGCGCGGGCGCAGGTGCCGCCGCCGGAGCTTTCACCTCCTCGGCCGCCTTCTCGGGCTCACTCGGCGCGACGACCGCGGGCTCGACCTCCTCCGCCGGCTCCTTCCCGTCCTTCGGCGCCGCGATCTTCGAGGCGCGCGCACCGGCCCCTTCGACGACCGGCTCGGCGGGCTCGACGCCCCCCTTTCGCCGCTTGACGACCACGACCACGACGACGATAACGACCACCAGAGCGGCGACGAGTATCGCGATAACCGGAGCGCTCATCCCTTGCCTCCAGGTGCAACGTGCCGATATTACGGCTCTTTTTGGTTAGCGAAGCGTGTGCTCGGCCAATCGGTATTAGGCGCCCCGAAGACAGAAAAGTCAAGCCCGGGACCCGGATCTCCGCGGCGGGGCGTCGCATTCCGGCTGCCCCGGAAGCTGCGATTCTCCGCGACTGGGGGCTTTACAACCGGTGGACGCCCTACGATGATCTCGGGAATGGACTTCCGTGAACAGTTGGCGCCCGGATCCGTTTCGGCCCGAACGAATGAGTTTTTTCACTCGTCGCGCGTCAAAACGGCTGGCAAAGCCTGGCGGCGGGCGGAGGAACCCTGATGCGGCGACCACGACAGCTCCGAACGGCGGTGGCGACGTGCGCGATGGCGCTCCTCCTCTCGACCAACGGACTGGC
Coding sequences:
- a CDS encoding outer membrane beta-barrel domain-containing protein gives rise to the protein MKRARIELAGMFAALLLLPSTLYAQDDTMSFGEDEVAAGQGQEGEAGAAPGDAMTFGEGEPAAGEGEGQPAEGEPPAEGGGAVSDSDVLGALGVDAAGGTAPAEQPAATEEPSSQHPIWAVQQVYALRARRFDFQPTFGVSLNDPYVQHQSITLALSYYITEVLGVGLSFNWYGGLGKETDLNYSVSRATHQTIPINEYQWGGQINFTYVPIYGKFAMFKEWILHWDVWVIGGGGFIFTRPIPVIDPEYRSFDYKIKFCFNIGLGGRLYLSRFLAIALELRDYIFPEELENRTTFSDPEDREVKGNWVDDNFKLTNNVMLQIGVTLFLPFTFEYKLPK
- the ftsY gene encoding signal recognition particle-docking protein FtsY, producing the protein MSAPVIAILVAALVVVIVVVVVVVKRRKGGVEPAEPVVEGAGARASKIAAPKDGKEPAEEVEPAVVAPSEPEKAAEEVKAPAAAPAPAPVEEPIAAPGVRLDESAEKAAASQLEDAKRERKLRKLRQGLSQTRGGFITKIGALFKGKKTIDPALLAELEEALITADVGAKTTEWFLTLLGEGFDKNELADPDAVWALLKREVRRTLSVEAKPADVAAGKPHTVMIVGVNGVGKTTTIGKLASKHTEMGQKIVLAAADTFRAAAVNQLEIWGRRTKCEVVKSKEGADPSSVVFEAIKRAKEIGADMVIADTAGRLHTQVTLMEELKKVARVMGKAHEGAPHEVLLVLDATTGQNALQQVREFGESLGLTGLVLTKLDGTAKGGVIIGICHENKIPVRYIGIGEAKDDLREFDVDEFVDALFVRDENDEVIGSN
- a CDS encoding methyltransferase codes for the protein MMRRSGSSRFQVTVDAAFDGRLLLRQPRSGYRFSADAPLLVWFSCRGAARPARRAADLGAGCGVVGLGLLLAGAAERVVAVEAQERLAALCAENAEANGLGDRLEVVNGDMRESHPALTRRRFDLVVANPPFWPADTGHLPADGERRIACHEVRIDLDGWIGVAAELLEPRRGRLCAVFPARRVSELLAGLTRGGLGAASLLAVHPSPDAEAELVLVEARPGCAARPTAVEPPLFLRDRDNRDSEAARAVYAGAFSAALAGRPDRRL
- a CDS encoding response regulator; translation: MMNVSGQPGDKPVVLVVEDNDDVRRVVQLYLASAGFQVLEAGDGLAGLASFERDRPDLILLDVLLPKLDGLETLKRLRKSPGGHDVPVIMMSAVLQTRDLQAETAHLKVAAFLQKPFQVRRLLEEVRRVLNETTGVRSEVERGPTGAQTTTRGAADRENDEKILSTACRVGASGTLEEIPLPKILHGLFATNRTGRLRIVSGTTEKRIYFSSGLPVYAESSLPEETLGAYLIANRVITEAQGAEAYREMTENGRRFGEALLKLDLIGPHELFSAIERHLAEKVVSTISWKAGLFRFEDGEAWKDDVVIARMKPGRILIDGIRRYWSSESILAGERFTWDSVPFLADEAPYTDDQISLTSGEMKILQLVRRGLTMREIGGQIGDREQTAALLYALFVMERLGFSPRRAAQAPQSRVAAQRPAVEGVESPRPDASSKEEKAQALLAEYIKYRTADYFTLLGVPRDATAAQITAAFQTRQRRYHPDTLVGIDTGLVHEKMEELYDRVHSAFRTLTDAGLRAKYEEELDKGAKRTMLTQQSRTGRIETLANKPRHEILFEDGFSLLRNGEFSRALAMFEAAEKLEPKARYGAYRAWCSYLANPQIREKVERELVLLAKQNAGDGLTYYLLGNFYLREDNEKRATACYEKALSIDPQNIDATRQLRLIRMRQRQKRTEASGLFDLFKKK